A DNA window from Micromonospora inyonensis contains the following coding sequences:
- a CDS encoding IS4 family transposase, with protein MSETVAVTADQVSLGVLVSAVPRDAVDAAVARFGVGAKRSDGKLPPHVVAYLTMALCLFGEDDYEEVATKVTGALTRFGCWDAAWSVPTASGISQARQRLGAPVMEEIFESVVQPVGTTDTRGAWLRRWRVLAIDGFDVDLPDTPGNAAEFGYAGSGGNRSAYPKARVVALAECGTHAFLAGEVSGYGTGERTLAMRLYPRLRRDELLTADRGFYSFDAWSAAAGTGAALLWRAPTGLRLPVVRVLADGTYVSVVINPKIRGARRDRIVAAARAGQDLAPELAYLVRVVEYDVPDRDGDGTGELIVLLTTVLDPAEAHADELAEAYHLRWEEETSNDQLKTHLRGPGRLLRSRLPELAYQEIWAWLIVHHALAALITRAAEAADLDPDRISFTRALRIARRTATGTAGIPPWRLD; from the coding sequence GACGGCGGATCAGGTGTCGTTGGGGGTGCTGGTGTCCGCGGTGCCGCGGGATGCGGTGGACGCGGCGGTGGCCCGGTTTGGGGTTGGGGCCAAGCGGTCGGATGGGAAGCTTCCGCCGCATGTGGTGGCCTATCTGACGATGGCGTTGTGCCTGTTCGGTGAGGATGACTACGAAGAGGTCGCCACGAAGGTCACCGGGGCGTTGACCCGGTTCGGCTGCTGGGACGCCGCTTGGTCGGTGCCGACCGCGTCGGGGATCAGCCAGGCGCGGCAGCGGCTGGGCGCGCCGGTCATGGAGGAGATCTTCGAGTCGGTGGTGCAGCCGGTGGGCACGACTGATACGCGGGGGGCGTGGCTGCGGCGGTGGCGAGTCCTTGCTATTGACGGCTTCGATGTGGACCTGCCGGACACGCCGGGTAACGCCGCCGAGTTCGGCTACGCCGGCTCGGGGGGCAACCGGTCGGCGTATCCGAAGGCGCGGGTGGTGGCGTTGGCCGAGTGCGGCACGCACGCGTTCCTGGCCGGGGAGGTGTCCGGCTATGGCACCGGGGAGCGGACATTGGCGATGCGGCTGTACCCGCGGCTGCGCCGCGATGAGCTGCTGACCGCCGACCGGGGGTTCTACTCCTTCGACGCCTGGTCTGCTGCGGCGGGCACCGGGGCGGCGTTGCTGTGGCGGGCGCCGACCGGGCTGCGGCTGCCGGTCGTGCGGGTGCTGGCCGACGGCACGTATGTGTCCGTGGTGATCAACCCGAAGATCCGCGGTGCCCGCCGGGACCGCATCGTCGCCGCTGCCCGCGCTGGGCAGGATCTGGCCCCTGAGCTGGCGTATCTGGTACGAGTGGTCGAGTACGACGTGCCCGACCGCGACGGCGACGGCACCGGCGAGCTGATCGTGCTGCTGACCACCGTCCTCGACCCGGCCGAGGCCCACGCGGACGAGCTGGCCGAGGCCTACCACCTGCGCTGGGAAGAAGAGACCAGCAACGACCAGCTCAAGACGCACCTACGCGGCCCGGGCCGTCTGCTGCGCTCAAGGCTGCCGGAGCTGGCCTACCAGGAAATCTGGGCCTGGCTGATCGTCCACCACGCCCTCGCCGCGTTGATCACCCGCGCGGCCGAAGCCGCCGACCTCGACCCCGACCGGATCAGCTTCACCCGCGCGCTGCGAATCGCCCGCCGTACCGCCACCGGGACGGCGGGCATTCCCCCCTGGAGACTGGACTGA
- a CDS encoding XRE family transcriptional regulator, producing MVGIYPRRADLPRSVFREAIERANSRLWFGGYTSYFVWLEVPGATATLGAKASAGADLRFLLGDPDSPVTTERDRVEATPLTLATRIAMTRAEIDKVDAAIPVRRSHRHIAMSVWVFDDEAIVATHIGAGLGQDSVTLHLRRGQDGGAFDRYVEHFESLWADGKPADPQR from the coding sequence TTGGTCGGCATCTACCCTCGACGCGCCGACCTCCCACGATCGGTCTTCCGCGAGGCGATCGAGCGTGCCAACTCCCGGCTGTGGTTCGGTGGGTACACCAGCTACTTCGTGTGGCTGGAGGTGCCCGGCGCTACCGCCACCCTCGGCGCGAAGGCCAGCGCTGGCGCTGATCTGCGATTCCTGCTCGGCGATCCGGACAGTCCGGTCACCACCGAACGGGATCGGGTCGAAGCGACCCCGCTCACCCTGGCCACGCGCATCGCGATGACGCGCGCAGAGATCGACAAGGTTGACGCCGCCATCCCGGTTCGCCGGTCCCACCGACACATCGCGATGTCGGTGTGGGTCTTCGACGACGAAGCCATCGTCGCCACGCACATCGGTGCGGGACTCGGGCAGGACTCCGTGACGCTGCACCTGCGGCGCGGACAGGACGGGGGAGCCTTCGACCGGTACGTCGAGCACTTCGAGTCCCTGTGGGCCGACGGGAAACCCGCTGACCCACAGCGCTGA